The Paenibacillus sp. FSL H7-0357 nucleotide sequence ATGTTCGCTGAATAGTTGAAAACCGCCGATTCCTCTCCGCCTATAGAGGTCGGAGTCTTTTCGGCTTTTGAAAATAAAACATTGTCATAAATATGTTATTCGATTAATATCTAATTAGATATTTATTTAATCTTTAGATTGTGAGGGTTCATGAAATGACACAAACCGGAAATGGATTATCTGTTCTGCGCGGGCAGGGGTATTCCAGGCTGTTCGCAGCCGGATTAATCAATGGAATAGGCGACCGGTTCAGCAGTGTGGCCATGCTGGCACTGGTGCTTCAACTGACCGGATCGGGAATGGCGGTAGGCATATCGCTTGGTGTAAGGGTGCTGCCCTATCTTTTTATGGCTCCGCTCGGCGGGATGCTGGCAGGCAGGCTGCCGCGCAAAACGATTATGATGGCCGTTGATATTATGCGAGTGCCTGTAGCCTTGTCCTTTCTTTGGATCAATGGGGAGGACCGGCTGTGGCTGCTGTATGCGGGCAGTTTTATACTCGCAGCGGGAGAGGCGGTTTACAGTCCGGTCCGCAAGTCTTCTATCCCGCTCCTGGCTGCTCCGGATTCATTGCTCCGCATTAATGGCCTGGAACAGCTGATGAATGGCTCTGTGCTCATTCTAGGGGCCTTTACGGGAGGGCTGGTGTCCCTTTGGTTCGGGCCGGAGACGGCATTCGTCATGAACGCCGCATCTTTTCTGGTTGCAGCTTTATTGCTATGGGGTTTGCAGTTTCCGCATCATGCCGGGGAAACTGAAGCGGGGACAAAACATGATGCTTCCGCAGAACAGAGCGAACTGCAGCAAGGCAAAGCAGGGCGCCTGCGGACGCTTAAATACGTGGCAGGGGGAAGTCTGGTGCTGCAGGTTATTATTGCTTATGAGCTGCTGGTGCCGGTTATCAACGGCTGGGACAATGTACTGATCAGTGTGTATGCCGTGCAGGTGTTTCATGCCGGGGATGTCGGAGTCGGGGCATTTTATGCGGCACTTGGCATCGGGCTTAGCCTCAGTTTTTTTGCCGGCCGTCTGCTGAAGAAGAGGCTGCTCGCGGTGGCACTGGCAGGATTGCTGGCGGAAGGCTTACTGCTGATGGGGATCAGTGCCAGCAGCCATTTTGCGGCCGCATTTCTCCTGTATATTCTGCTGTCTTTATCGGGTGGAGTTGGCAATGCCTGTCTGGACACGCTGGTGATGAGAGAGACGCCGTCTTCCATGCAGCCGGTTATTTTCGGAATGCTATCGGCGGCGGGCGGTTCACTGATTGGGGTATCGATGCTAAGCGCAGGCTGGTTGCTTGACTACGTGGAACCCAGGCAATTAGGGTTTGCCGGAGGTGCCGGTTTTGCCGGAATTGCGCTGCTGCTGGGAGGATATTACCTGGTTCGCAGCAAACGGAAGAGTCTGTCCCGTATTTAAAGTCAGTAAGTTAATCTCGAGTTGCATAAGAAAAGCAGCTGTCGATGCTCTTCGAAGGGTTCTTCGAATTATGCGTCAAACGGCTGCTTTTTTAATGTTTCAGGTTGCGTGGCGTCCCCGGAAACTCTCTATGTTTTTTGCATTATGCTTAAGATTTAACCTTTGACCTTGCGCCGCAGCAGGCGGGCGGAAATGCCCCGGCGGTAGCGGTAAAGAAAGATCAGGGCTGCGATAGCCAGGATTCCGGAGACGATCCATAGGGCATACAGCTCAAACAGGTGGAAGATGCCCATCCACTGCGGCCCGAACAATTTGCCTATGCCCAGAAAAGCCAGTACCCAGAGCAGCGCTCCTCCATAGGCATACAGGGCAAACTTGCGGAAAGGCAAAGCGATAATACCGGCGAAATAGCCGGTGAAATGCCGGACGCCGGGAATGAAATAGCCGATTGAGATCAGAAAGCTGCCGTACCGCTCGAACCAGCGCTGCGTTTTCTCCAGCTTGGCCGGTGAAAAGAGAAACCATTTGCCGTAGCGCTGGATAAACGGCATCCCTGCCTTGAGCCCGACGAAATAAGTAATGGTCATCCCGCTTGTTGTTCCTGCAAAAGCCAGTACTATCAGTGTCATGAAATCAAGCTTGCCGGTATAGGAAAGAAAGCCTGCAAAAGCCATTGTTGTTTCCCCGGGAAAGGGCAGCGCAATAAATTCCAGCAGCAATCCGAAGAAGAGCACACTGTATCCGTAATTGGCGAACAATTCCTGTATCCATCTCAACATTTCCATAATATTGTCACTCTCCAAGGGCCGCATGCCTAATTCTATTTTGAAGCTTGTCTTCATACAATCTACCAAATGGTTCTGGAAGTGAATAGAATGCTGGAGGTAGAGAAGATGAAAGATAGCAAAAGTACCCAGATCCGCCGGATCCTTATCCGCGGGCTGCTTGCTATGGCAATTATATTATTGGTAAAGCCTGATTGGGAAACTGGACAGTCTTCGGCATCGTCGAAAATGTATCCTCTACAGGCTGGGATAATTGATCCTGTACTCTCTAAGAATAATCTTCCGGCTGCTCAGACGCAAGATTTGCCTGCCCCGCCC carries:
- a CDS encoding MFS transporter, whose translation is MTQTGNGLSVLRGQGYSRLFAAGLINGIGDRFSSVAMLALVLQLTGSGMAVGISLGVRVLPYLFMAPLGGMLAGRLPRKTIMMAVDIMRVPVALSFLWINGEDRLWLLYAGSFILAAGEAVYSPVRKSSIPLLAAPDSLLRINGLEQLMNGSVLILGAFTGGLVSLWFGPETAFVMNAASFLVAALLLWGLQFPHHAGETEAGTKHDASAEQSELQQGKAGRLRTLKYVAGGSLVLQVIIAYELLVPVINGWDNVLISVYAVQVFHAGDVGVGAFYAALGIGLSLSFFAGRLLKKRLLAVALAGLLAEGLLLMGISASSHFAAAFLLYILLSLSGGVGNACLDTLVMRETPSSMQPVIFGMLSAAGGSLIGVSMLSAGWLLDYVEPRQLGFAGGAGFAGIALLLGGYYLVRSKRKSLSRI
- a CDS encoding DedA family protein is translated as MEMLRWIQELFANYGYSVLFFGLLLEFIALPFPGETTMAFAGFLSYTGKLDFMTLIVLAFAGTTSGMTITYFVGLKAGMPFIQRYGKWFLFSPAKLEKTQRWFERYGSFLISIGYFIPGVRHFTGYFAGIIALPFRKFALYAYGGALLWVLAFLGIGKLFGPQWMGIFHLFELYALWIVSGILAIAALIFLYRYRRGISARLLRRKVKG